From Montipora foliosa isolate CH-2021 chromosome 6, ASM3666993v2, whole genome shotgun sequence, a single genomic window includes:
- the LOC138005034 gene encoding uncharacterized protein, whose translation MRDQSLLTKATQHKPWIIHFNCRSLLHHIDELRLIFTGNHPLLIAISESWLNDTVVNSDVSISGYQIFRLDRSHGRRGGGVAVYLLNQNGLKFSRRYDLERMRSYEALWLQVEINRKKYLFCCAYRAPDESLGIFGYLEDILHKATRENFEVIILGDLNCDCLKSELKQTERMYEFLMANELTQMIAEPTRVTSTSSSLSDVLITSTPNSFERTGVLSTSFSDHLPIYGVLCGSSVKPVKHRYIETRSFSRQSMERFNADLELVPWHVVEIFSDIDDKYYVWHTLFLAIFNEHFPIRRKRIRQSTHPWLDNSILSTMRRRDQFYRKARKFNRPSDWSEYRRLRNLINSSLRKAKKSYFADKLEESRPNPSEFWKTLKQVLPNKNAISIDILLTIKK comes from the coding sequence ATGCGAGATCAAAGTTTACTAACTAAAGCTACTCAGCACAAGCCCTGGATAATCCACTTTAATTGCAGAAGCCTTCTTCATCACATTGACGAACTACGCCTTATTTTCACCGGAAACCATCCTTTGTTGATTGCAATATCTGAAAGCTGGCTAAACGACACTGTTGTGAACTCCGACGTTTCCATCTCTGGCTATCAAATATTTCGCTTAGATCGCTCTCACGGCCGCAGGGGCGGTGGTGTTGCTGTCTATTTATTAAATCAGAATGGACTTAAGTTCTCCCGACGATATGATCTTGAGCGCATGCGCAGTTATGAAGCTCTCTGGTTACAAGTTGAGATAAATcgcaaaaaatatttattttgttgtgctTACCGAGCGCCGGATGAGTCCCTCGGGATCTTTGGTTATCTGGAAGATATTTTGCATAAAGCCACAAGGGAAAATTTCGAGGTGATTATcttgggagatttgaattgtgACTGCTTAAAGAGCGAACTGAAACAGACAGAAAGAATGTACGAATTTTTAATGGCAAATGAACTAACTCAAATGATTGCAGAACCTACCAGAGTAACGAGTACATCTTCTTCACTTAGTGATGTACTGATTACATCAACGCCCAACTCGTTTGAACGTACTGGTGTTCTATCAACTTCCTTCAGTGACCATCTACCGATTTATGGAGTTCTATGCGGGTCGTCTGTAAAACCTGTTAAACATCGCTACATCGAAACGCGTTCATTTTCCAGGCAAAGTATGGAAAGGTTTAATGCAGACTTAGAGCTTGTGCCATGGCACGTTGTTGAAATTTTCTCGGATATCGATGACAAATACTACGTATGGCACACCTTGTTCCTTGCCATCTTTAACGAACACTTTCCCATCCGTCGCAAACGCATCCGCCAGTCAACTCATCCCTGGCTTGATAATTCGATACTGTCCACTATGAGAAGGCGTGACCAGTTTTACAGAAAAGCCAGGAAATTCAATCGGCCATCAGACTGGTCTGAATACAGACGTCTACGAAACCTTATTAACTCGTCACTCAGAAAAGCCAAAAAGTCATATTTTGCGGACAAATTAGAGGAGAGCAGACCAAACCCAAGTGAGTTTTGGAAAACTCTCAAACAGGTTCTTCCTAACAAGAATGCGATATCGATAGATATATTGTTGACGATAAAGAAGTGA
- the LOC138006681 gene encoding carbohydrate sulfotransferase 11-like, protein MTRSGRILSYIGLLGVFSFLWLFLSTEKNYIKGHAPVNRMDNSSETEVPERQVVSKMTSRQEERKLNLTSFCKTMKGMPSLQPRHLNHLIVDKKHKIVYCYVPKVACTNWKKIMAQLVPLSFKKTSVHDLRFDLLSHHSKSDVLHILNNYFKFMFVREPHARLLSAFKDKFIKKSNNIYVKYGRKIKRSVERKYGGDPNARTSERDINFADFIRYLIDTNRKGGRFNEHWRQYYRLCFPCQINYDFVGHYETLEEDARFILHETGVEGLVAFPPVSYTSTKDDVEHFYSEVPADDIAILQRIYQHDFEMFGYKMSVPS, encoded by the exons ATGACTCGCTCAGGACGAATATTGAGCTACATTGGACTGCTGGGCGTGTTCTCCTTTCTGTGGCTGTTTTTGTCGACAgagaaaaattacattaaag GTCATGCTCCTGTTAACCGGATGGATAATAGTTCAGAAACAGAGGTTCCAGAAAGACAG GTTGTTTCCAAGATGACATCCAGGCAAGAAGAACGAAAGCTTAACCTAACGTCCTTTTGTAAAACGATGAAGGGGATGCCATCTTTGCAACCGAGACACCTGAATCACCTTATCGTGGATAAAAAGCATAAAATCGTCTACTGCTACGTCCCAAAGGTTGCTTGTACCAATTGGAAGAAAATAATGGCCCAATTAGTCCCTCTCAGTTTTAAAAAGACATCCGTACACGACCTTCGGTTTGACTTGTTAAGTCATCACTCTAAATCCGATGTGCTTCACATTTTAAACAACTACTTCAAGTTTATGTTTGTCCGCGAGCCTCATGCAAGACTCTTGTCAGCATTCAAGGACAAATTCATCAAGAAATCGAACAATATTTACGTAAAATATGGACGAAAAATAAAGAGATCTGTTGAACGCAAATATGGAGGTGATCCAAATGCGCGGACCTCCGAGAGAGACATCAACTTCGCGGATTTTATTCGTTATTTGATTGACACTAATCGCAAAGGAGGCCGATTTAATGAACATTGGCGGCAATATTACAGACTTTGCTTTCCATGTCAAATCAATTATGATTTCGTTGGACATTATGAGACATTAGAGGAGGATGCCCGATTCATATTACATGAAACAGGTGTCGAAGGACTCGTTGCTTTTCCACCTGTCAGTTATACGTCCACCAAAGACGATGTAGAGCATTTTTATTCAGAGGTACCCGCAGATGATATTGCAATACTACAAAGAATATATCAGCATGACTTTGAAATGTTTGGGTACAAAATGTCAGTTCCAAGCTAA
- the LOC138006680 gene encoding hephaestin-like protein isoform X2, with translation MLLYFALSFTVFCSCLPGVVISETREYYIAAVVREWIYAPTGLNEVKGVPLSTESHAKLFTLRGTGRVSTLYKKVLYRGYTDGTFTQEIPHPRHLGVLGPIIRGEVGDTIKVHFKNLATRPFTVHPHGIFYNKADEGAIYADHVNTNAEQRQDNSVKPNQVRLYTWFVDDDHAPTDEDCVTRMYHSHVISSKDVNTGLIGPLLICKRGVMVENDAKRKKVDKEFVILFTEFNENESWLLDENIKSFSGNPETIKNDPNFIASNKMASINGYIYGNLPSLDMNQGDKISWHMIGVGEWSDIHSPSFHGHTVQISSHRRDTALLLPATFLTAYMTAWNPGTWLLNCMKSDFFDKGMSALFRVSPCRHKVTMPTVSGSRTKIYYLAADEVTWDYGPSGVNNMDGKPLTSPGSESATYFSQADNRIGGRYKKALYVEYTDETFTTRVNRSSSKLHLGFLGPVIRAEVGDQIKVFFKNQGSHNYSIHPLGVFYDKANEGAGYQDGTSGNDTADDAIMPNQTYLYRWTVPEAVAPTDNDPPCITWMYHSNVDRTRDIQSGLIGPLIICKNGTLNADRPWERKDVQHEFFLRFGLNDESLSWYFDENKNLAGNASTINEGSLATLHMTPDNPGEWKLVCRVNSNLKGGMVAKYKVHENCGKVTNEKPMEGRKRWYYIAAVEEIWDYTPSGKDMIEGLDLENSTFASRYTVPGPHFIGRRNKKAIYREYTDATFTKRKQRSKDEEHLGILGPLIKAEVGDIIEVVFKNLASREYSIHPHGLFYRKKDEGSQYKDSTTGTDTADDAIAPGKMYNYEWEVPERAGPGPNDTECLSWGYFSDVNPEKDTNSGLVGPLVICRKGTLDDQGKIKGVDREYVLLFTVFDENENWYLDENVKRYLTDKNPGPVDQLKAIFDFWESNLKGTINGYMYGNCPRLIMYSGEKVVWYLLQVGGHTEMHTVHFHAQSILYKSTSYKRGDVYDLLPESYATVLMIPHAVGTWLLHCHVNVHNKGGMNALFTVMAPLTGGPKLDETPPVRGSGSFSQTSVILFFLSLVFVIIKPQH, from the exons ATgttgctttattttgctttgagttTCACTGTGTTTTGCAGTTGTTTGCCGGGAGTGGTTATTTCGGAAACTCGTGAATATTACATCGCAGCCGTGGTTAGAGAATGGATATACGCACCCACAGGGCTGAATGAAGTCAAAGGAGTACCTCTCAGTACTGAAAG CCATGCAAAGCTTTTCACCCTTCGAGGTACGGGTAGAGTTTCTACATTATACAAGAAGGTGCTGTACCGGGGATACACGGATGGGACCTTTACACAGGAGATACCCCATCCACGCCACTTGGGTGTATTGGGTCCAATAATAAGAGGAGAGGTCGGGGACACGATCAAGGTGCACTTCAAAAACCTGGCAACAAGGCCCTTTACAGTTCACCCCCATGGAATCTTCTATAACAAAGCTGATGAAGGTGCCATTTATGCCGATCACGTTAACACTAATGCAGAGCAAAGGCAAGATAATTCAGTGAAGCCCAATCAAGTTCGCCTGTACACGTGGTTTGTCGATGACGATCACGCCCCGACAGACGAGGACTGCGTTACCCGGATGTATCATTCTCATGTGATCTCATCGAAAGACGTTAACACGGGCTTGATAG GCCCATTGCTGATTTGCAAACGAGGAGTTATGGTGGAAAACGATGCCAAACGGAAAAAGGTCGATAAAGAATTTGTCATTCTCTTCACCGAGTTTAATGAAAACGAAAGCTGGCTCCTGGATGAGAATATAAAAAGCTTCTCTGGCAATCCCGAGACAATAAAAAATGACCCAAATTTTATTGCGAGTAACAAGATGGCGTCAATCAATGGCTACATATATGGAAATCTTCCCTCGTTAGACATGAACCAGGGTGATAAAATCAGCTGGCATATGATTGGCGTGGGTGAATGGAGTGACATTCACAGTC cctCCTTTCATGGCCACACAGTACAGATCAGTTCCCACCGACGTGACACAGCTTTATTACTTCCTGCAACTTTCCTGACCGCTTACATGACAGCTTGGAATCCGGGAACTTGGCTTCTTAATTGTATGAAAAGTGACTTCTTTGATAAAGGAATGTCTGCCCTCTTTCGGGTTAGTCCCTGTAGACACAAGGTTACTATGCCAACCGTTAGTGGTAGCAGAACCAAGATTTACTATCTGGCTGCGGATGAAGTTACGTGGGATTACGGACCCTCTGGTGTGAACAACATGGACGGAAAACCCTTAACTTCACCAGGAAG TGAATCTGCCACGTACTTCAGTCAAGCTGATAATAGAATAGGAGGGCGATACAAAAAGGCGCTGTATGTTGAGTACACTGATGAGACCTTTACCACAAGAGTCAACCGGTCTTCCAGTAAGCTTCATTTGGGATTTCTTGGTCCCGTGATTCGAGCTGAAGTCGGCGACCAAATCAAAGTCTTCTTTAAAAACCAG GGAAGCCACAATTACAGTATCCATCCTCTCGGTGTATTCTACGACAAAGCAAACGAAGGAGCCGGATATCAGGATGGGACGTCCGGAAATGACACCGCGGATGACGCAATAATGCCCAATCAAACCTACCTTTACAGATGGACCGTACCGGAAGCTGTTGCTCCTACGGACAACGATCCCCCGTGTATCACATGGATGTATCACTCCAATGTCGACAGGACCAGAGACATACAAAGTG GTCTTATTGGCCCTCTGATTATCTGCAAAAATGGCACTTTGAATGCAGATAGGCCATGGGAGAGAAAAGACGTCCAACACGAATTTTTTCTGCGTTTCGGTTTGAACGACGAGTCCCTTTCATGGTATTTTGACGAAAATAAAAACCTCGCAGGGAATGCGTCCACAATAAACGAAG GGTCTCTTGCGACATTGCACATGACCCCTGACAACCCAGGAGAGTGGAAGTTagtctgtcgtgtaaacagcaaTTTGAAAGGAGGAATGGTTGCTAAGTATAAGGTCCACGAGAATTGTGGGAAAGTCACCAATGAAAAGCCGATGGAAGGGCGAAAGAGATGGTATTACATTGCGGCTGTTGAGGAAATCTGGGATTACACGCCCTCTGGAAAGGACATGATCGAAGGACTAGACCTTGAAAATAGCAC ATTTGCAAGTCGTTACACTGTGCCAGGTCCTCATTTCATCGGACgaagaaacaaaaaagcaatCTATCGAGAATACACCGATGCAACAttcacaaaacgaaaacaaagaaGCAAGGATGAGGAGCACTTAGGAATTCTTGGACCTTTGATAAAAGCCGAAGTAGGCGACATCATTGAGGTCGTCTTCAAGAATTTAGCATCAAGAGAGTATTCGATTCATCCTCACGGCCTATTTTACAG GAAAAAAGACGAGGGATCACAGTATAAGGATAGCACAACTGGGACAGATACCGCTGACGACGCCATTGCACCTGGAAAAATGTACAATTACGAGTGGGAGGTACCAGAAAGAGCAGGACCTGGGCCCAACGACACGGAATGCCTTTCGTGGGGTTATTTTTCAGATGTGAACCCAGAGAAAGATACCAACAGTGGACTTGTGGGACCTCTGGTCATTTGCAGAAAG GGCACTTTAGACGACCAAGGCAAGATAAAGGGCGTCGATAGAGAATACGTTCTGTTATTCACTGTGTTTGACGAGAATGAGAACTGGTATCTGGACGAAAACGTGAAGAGATATCTAACTGACAAGAACCCAGGTCCTGTCGACCAGCTGAAGGCCATCTTTGACTTCTGGGAAAGCAACTTGAAAGGGACTATTAATGGTTACATGTATGGAAATTGTCCACGGCTGATTATGTACAGTGGAGAAAAGGTTGTCTGGTATCTTCTGCAAGTTGGTGGTCATACTGAAATGCACACAGTGCATTTCCATGCACAGAGCATCTTGTAT AAATCTACGTCATATAAACGTGGAGATGTTTACGACCTGCTTCCAGAATCCTATGCGACCGTGCTGATGATTCCACATGCTGTTGGGACCTGGCTATTGCACTGTCACGTGAATGTACATAACAAAGGCGGCATGAATGCCCTCTTCACTGTGATGGCCCCATTAACAG gCGGACCAAAACTCGATGAAACGCCTCCAGTTAGAGGAAGTGGGTCATTTTCGCAAACCTCTGTTatccttttctttttgtctCTCGTATTCGTGATCATTAAGCCACAACATTGA
- the LOC138006680 gene encoding hephaestin-like protein isoform X1: MLLYFALSFTVFCSCLPGVVISETREYYIAAVVREWIYAPTGLNEVKGVPLSTESHAKLFTLRGTGRVSTLYKKVLYRGYTDGTFTQEIPHPRHLGVLGPIIRGEVGDTIKVHFKNLATRPFTVHPHGIFYNKADEGAIYADHVNTNAEQRQDNSVKPNQVRLYTWFVDDDHAPTDEDCVTRMYHSHVISSKDVNTGLIGPLLICKRGVMVENDAKRKKVDKEFVILFTEFNENESWLLDENIKSFSGNPETIKNDPNFIASNKMASINGYIYGNLPSLDMNQGDKISWHMIGVGEWSDIHSPSFHGHTVQISSHRRDTALLLPATFLTAYMTAWNPGTWLLNCMKSDFFDKGMSALFRVSPCRHKVTMPTVSGSRTKIYYLAADEVTWDYGPSGVNNMDGKPLTSPGSESATYFSQADNRIGGRYKKALYVEYTDETFTTRVNRSSSKLHLGFLGPVIRAEVGDQIKVFFKNQGSHNYSIHPLGVFYDKANEGAGYQDGTSGNDTADDAIMPNQTYLYRWTVPEAVAPTDNDPPCITWMYHSNVDRTRDIQSGLIGPLIICKNGTLNADRPWERKDVQHEFFLRFGLNDESLSWYFDENKNLAGNASTINEGDPGFRASNNMRNINGYMFGNLPGLRMCKGDNVSWHLIGGPGLVHTAAFYGNTFLRNGNNFDTMGLAEGSLATLHMTPDNPGEWKLVCRVNSNLKGGMVAKYKVHENCGKVTNEKPMEGRKRWYYIAAVEEIWDYTPSGKDMIEGLDLENSTFASRYTVPGPHFIGRRNKKAIYREYTDATFTKRKQRSKDEEHLGILGPLIKAEVGDIIEVVFKNLASREYSIHPHGLFYRKKDEGSQYKDSTTGTDTADDAIAPGKMYNYEWEVPERAGPGPNDTECLSWGYFSDVNPEKDTNSGLVGPLVICRKGTLDDQGKIKGVDREYVLLFTVFDENENWYLDENVKRYLTDKNPGPVDQLKAIFDFWESNLKGTINGYMYGNCPRLIMYSGEKVVWYLLQVGGHTEMHTVHFHAQSILYKSTSYKRGDVYDLLPESYATVLMIPHAVGTWLLHCHVNVHNKGGMNALFTVMAPLTGGPKLDETPPVRGSGSFSQTSVILFFLSLVFVIIKPQH, translated from the exons ATgttgctttattttgctttgagttTCACTGTGTTTTGCAGTTGTTTGCCGGGAGTGGTTATTTCGGAAACTCGTGAATATTACATCGCAGCCGTGGTTAGAGAATGGATATACGCACCCACAGGGCTGAATGAAGTCAAAGGAGTACCTCTCAGTACTGAAAG CCATGCAAAGCTTTTCACCCTTCGAGGTACGGGTAGAGTTTCTACATTATACAAGAAGGTGCTGTACCGGGGATACACGGATGGGACCTTTACACAGGAGATACCCCATCCACGCCACTTGGGTGTATTGGGTCCAATAATAAGAGGAGAGGTCGGGGACACGATCAAGGTGCACTTCAAAAACCTGGCAACAAGGCCCTTTACAGTTCACCCCCATGGAATCTTCTATAACAAAGCTGATGAAGGTGCCATTTATGCCGATCACGTTAACACTAATGCAGAGCAAAGGCAAGATAATTCAGTGAAGCCCAATCAAGTTCGCCTGTACACGTGGTTTGTCGATGACGATCACGCCCCGACAGACGAGGACTGCGTTACCCGGATGTATCATTCTCATGTGATCTCATCGAAAGACGTTAACACGGGCTTGATAG GCCCATTGCTGATTTGCAAACGAGGAGTTATGGTGGAAAACGATGCCAAACGGAAAAAGGTCGATAAAGAATTTGTCATTCTCTTCACCGAGTTTAATGAAAACGAAAGCTGGCTCCTGGATGAGAATATAAAAAGCTTCTCTGGCAATCCCGAGACAATAAAAAATGACCCAAATTTTATTGCGAGTAACAAGATGGCGTCAATCAATGGCTACATATATGGAAATCTTCCCTCGTTAGACATGAACCAGGGTGATAAAATCAGCTGGCATATGATTGGCGTGGGTGAATGGAGTGACATTCACAGTC cctCCTTTCATGGCCACACAGTACAGATCAGTTCCCACCGACGTGACACAGCTTTATTACTTCCTGCAACTTTCCTGACCGCTTACATGACAGCTTGGAATCCGGGAACTTGGCTTCTTAATTGTATGAAAAGTGACTTCTTTGATAAAGGAATGTCTGCCCTCTTTCGGGTTAGTCCCTGTAGACACAAGGTTACTATGCCAACCGTTAGTGGTAGCAGAACCAAGATTTACTATCTGGCTGCGGATGAAGTTACGTGGGATTACGGACCCTCTGGTGTGAACAACATGGACGGAAAACCCTTAACTTCACCAGGAAG TGAATCTGCCACGTACTTCAGTCAAGCTGATAATAGAATAGGAGGGCGATACAAAAAGGCGCTGTATGTTGAGTACACTGATGAGACCTTTACCACAAGAGTCAACCGGTCTTCCAGTAAGCTTCATTTGGGATTTCTTGGTCCCGTGATTCGAGCTGAAGTCGGCGACCAAATCAAAGTCTTCTTTAAAAACCAG GGAAGCCACAATTACAGTATCCATCCTCTCGGTGTATTCTACGACAAAGCAAACGAAGGAGCCGGATATCAGGATGGGACGTCCGGAAATGACACCGCGGATGACGCAATAATGCCCAATCAAACCTACCTTTACAGATGGACCGTACCGGAAGCTGTTGCTCCTACGGACAACGATCCCCCGTGTATCACATGGATGTATCACTCCAATGTCGACAGGACCAGAGACATACAAAGTG GTCTTATTGGCCCTCTGATTATCTGCAAAAATGGCACTTTGAATGCAGATAGGCCATGGGAGAGAAAAGACGTCCAACACGAATTTTTTCTGCGTTTCGGTTTGAACGACGAGTCCCTTTCATGGTATTTTGACGAAAATAAAAACCTCGCAGGGAATGCGTCCACAATAAACGAAG GGGACCCTGGCTTCAGAGCCAGTAACAACATGAGAAACATCAATGGCTATATGTTCGGCAATCTACCGGGATTGCGCATGTGCAAAGGTGACAATGTCTCCTGGCATTTAATCGGCGGTCCAGGCTTGGTACATACAGCTGCCTTTTATGGAAACACGTTTCTACGGAATGGTAATAACTTCGATACAATGGGGTTAGCCGAAG GGTCTCTTGCGACATTGCACATGACCCCTGACAACCCAGGAGAGTGGAAGTTagtctgtcgtgtaaacagcaaTTTGAAAGGAGGAATGGTTGCTAAGTATAAGGTCCACGAGAATTGTGGGAAAGTCACCAATGAAAAGCCGATGGAAGGGCGAAAGAGATGGTATTACATTGCGGCTGTTGAGGAAATCTGGGATTACACGCCCTCTGGAAAGGACATGATCGAAGGACTAGACCTTGAAAATAGCAC ATTTGCAAGTCGTTACACTGTGCCAGGTCCTCATTTCATCGGACgaagaaacaaaaaagcaatCTATCGAGAATACACCGATGCAACAttcacaaaacgaaaacaaagaaGCAAGGATGAGGAGCACTTAGGAATTCTTGGACCTTTGATAAAAGCCGAAGTAGGCGACATCATTGAGGTCGTCTTCAAGAATTTAGCATCAAGAGAGTATTCGATTCATCCTCACGGCCTATTTTACAG GAAAAAAGACGAGGGATCACAGTATAAGGATAGCACAACTGGGACAGATACCGCTGACGACGCCATTGCACCTGGAAAAATGTACAATTACGAGTGGGAGGTACCAGAAAGAGCAGGACCTGGGCCCAACGACACGGAATGCCTTTCGTGGGGTTATTTTTCAGATGTGAACCCAGAGAAAGATACCAACAGTGGACTTGTGGGACCTCTGGTCATTTGCAGAAAG GGCACTTTAGACGACCAAGGCAAGATAAAGGGCGTCGATAGAGAATACGTTCTGTTATTCACTGTGTTTGACGAGAATGAGAACTGGTATCTGGACGAAAACGTGAAGAGATATCTAACTGACAAGAACCCAGGTCCTGTCGACCAGCTGAAGGCCATCTTTGACTTCTGGGAAAGCAACTTGAAAGGGACTATTAATGGTTACATGTATGGAAATTGTCCACGGCTGATTATGTACAGTGGAGAAAAGGTTGTCTGGTATCTTCTGCAAGTTGGTGGTCATACTGAAATGCACACAGTGCATTTCCATGCACAGAGCATCTTGTAT AAATCTACGTCATATAAACGTGGAGATGTTTACGACCTGCTTCCAGAATCCTATGCGACCGTGCTGATGATTCCACATGCTGTTGGGACCTGGCTATTGCACTGTCACGTGAATGTACATAACAAAGGCGGCATGAATGCCCTCTTCACTGTGATGGCCCCATTAACAG gCGGACCAAAACTCGATGAAACGCCTCCAGTTAGAGGAAGTGGGTCATTTTCGCAAACCTCTGTTatccttttctttttgtctCTCGTATTCGTGATCATTAAGCCACAACATTGA